In a single window of the Microbacterium sp. SL75 genome:
- a CDS encoding isochorismatase family protein has protein sequence MTRALFIVDVQNDFTERGALGVEGGDAVAERISRYLAEHADDYALIVASRDWHHGDDDNGGHFSEAPDFVDTWPVHCVGGTFGADYDEVFDTARVTHHLKKGQGKPAYSLFEGVTDEGETAAQLLEAHGIRDIDVVGIATDYCVRASALDALGAGRRVRVLIDLIAGVHPDSSAAALTEIETAGAQLATSGD, from the coding sequence ATGACGCGCGCCCTGTTCATCGTCGACGTCCAGAACGACTTCACCGAGCGCGGTGCGCTGGGTGTCGAAGGAGGCGACGCGGTCGCCGAGCGCATCTCGCGGTACCTCGCCGAGCACGCCGACGATTACGCGCTGATCGTGGCTTCGCGTGACTGGCACCACGGCGACGACGACAACGGCGGCCATTTCTCCGAGGCCCCCGACTTCGTCGACACGTGGCCGGTGCACTGCGTCGGCGGAACCTTCGGCGCCGATTACGACGAGGTGTTCGACACCGCGCGCGTGACCCACCACCTCAAAAAGGGGCAGGGCAAGCCTGCTTACTCGCTGTTCGAGGGCGTCACCGACGAGGGCGAGACCGCGGCGCAGCTTCTCGAGGCTCACGGCATCCGCGACATCGACGTCGTGGGGATCGCGACCGATTACTGCGTGCGGGCTTCGGCCCTCGACGCCCTCGGCGCCGGGCGTCGCGTGCGCGTGCTGATCGACCTGATCGCGGGCGTGCACCCCGATTCGAGCGCCGCCGCCCTCACCGAGATCGAGACGGCCGGAGCGCAACTCGCGACCTCGGGCGACTGA
- a CDS encoding MMPL family transporter, whose product MWVAGGSIGGPFFGKVDQVATNDQSSFLPQSADATRVSERLTDFTGNDTIPAIVVASTSDGSALSDAQVAALQSLATDVAAVEGVPGDASPPVVSDDGRAAQIFVPIDSSGEVREVVEQVRETVAAGVPAGVEAWVTGPAGFTADLVKGFLGIDGLLLIVALVAVFVILVVVYRSPLLPILVLLTSVFALCVALLTVWWLAYAGVVVLNGQVQGILFILVIGAATDYALLYVARFREAIGEGLTRWDATTRAWRRAFEPILASGGTVIAGLLCLLLSDLATNRALGPIASIGIAFAVLSALTFLPALLALVGRAAFWPFLPRPGRSAIPADFTQPARGLWPRQARFVARRARPVWVVCTLVLLAACVGVTQLRADGVPASDLVLGVSEARDGQAALAEHFPGGSGSPAYVVVPEQEAARAVTVLQNASGIDAVSVLSADAPGGQSPVSVVDGALQTTTSGAPGTPAPTPTVAEGDVLLAATLADTADSSAADDTVRQLRIALADELGEGAALVGGVTATDIDSIDTSIRDRSLIIPIVLVVILLILMALLRSVVAPLVLIGTVIVSFGAALGVSALVFDGILGFPGADPAVPLYGFVFLVALGVDYNIFLMSRVREESLVHGTRAGILRGLVATGGVITSAGLVLAATFAALGVIPILFLAQLAFIVAFGVLLDTFVVRSLLVPALAYDLGRRIWWPSKLGRGNVGARRLDA is encoded by the coding sequence ATGTGGGTGGCGGGCGGATCGATCGGTGGACCGTTCTTCGGCAAGGTCGATCAGGTTGCGACGAACGACCAGTCGTCCTTCCTGCCGCAGTCGGCCGACGCGACCCGCGTCAGTGAACGGCTGACCGATTTCACCGGGAACGACACGATTCCCGCGATCGTGGTCGCCTCGACCTCCGACGGCAGCGCGCTCAGTGATGCGCAGGTCGCCGCGCTGCAGAGTCTCGCAACGGACGTGGCCGCCGTCGAGGGGGTGCCGGGCGACGCCTCGCCCCCTGTCGTCTCGGACGACGGCCGCGCGGCGCAGATCTTCGTGCCGATCGACAGCTCCGGCGAGGTGCGTGAGGTGGTCGAGCAGGTGCGCGAGACGGTTGCGGCCGGGGTGCCCGCCGGAGTCGAAGCGTGGGTCACCGGTCCCGCCGGGTTCACCGCCGATCTCGTGAAGGGCTTCCTCGGTATCGACGGTCTGTTGCTGATCGTGGCCCTCGTGGCGGTGTTCGTCATCCTCGTCGTCGTGTACCGCTCACCGCTGCTGCCGATCCTCGTCCTACTGACCTCGGTCTTCGCCCTCTGCGTCGCGCTTCTCACCGTCTGGTGGCTCGCGTACGCCGGGGTCGTCGTGCTCAACGGTCAGGTGCAGGGGATCCTGTTCATCCTCGTCATCGGTGCGGCCACCGACTACGCCCTCCTCTACGTCGCGCGGTTCCGCGAAGCCATCGGCGAGGGCCTGACGAGATGGGATGCCACGACCCGGGCGTGGAGGCGGGCGTTCGAGCCCATCCTGGCCTCGGGAGGCACCGTGATCGCCGGGCTTCTCTGCCTGTTGCTGTCCGACCTGGCCACCAACCGTGCTCTGGGCCCGATCGCGTCGATCGGGATCGCGTTCGCCGTGCTCTCGGCACTGACGTTTTTGCCCGCCCTGTTGGCGCTGGTCGGCCGGGCGGCGTTCTGGCCGTTCCTGCCCCGGCCGGGCCGATCGGCGATCCCCGCCGACTTCACGCAGCCGGCGAGGGGCCTCTGGCCGCGCCAGGCGCGATTCGTGGCCCGTCGCGCTCGCCCGGTGTGGGTCGTGTGCACACTCGTCCTCCTGGCGGCGTGCGTCGGCGTCACGCAGCTGCGCGCCGACGGGGTGCCCGCGAGCGACCTCGTGCTGGGGGTTTCGGAGGCGCGCGACGGTCAGGCGGCCCTGGCCGAGCACTTCCCGGGCGGCTCCGGGAGCCCGGCATACGTTGTCGTCCCCGAGCAGGAAGCTGCTCGGGCTGTGACCGTGCTGCAGAACGCCTCGGGGATCGACGCGGTCTCGGTACTCAGCGCCGACGCCCCCGGGGGACAGTCGCCCGTGAGCGTGGTCGACGGCGCCCTGCAGACCACGACGTCGGGTGCGCCCGGAACGCCCGCCCCGACCCCGACGGTCGCCGAGGGCGATGTGCTGCTGGCCGCGACCCTCGCCGACACGGCCGATTCCTCGGCGGCAGACGACACGGTCCGTCAGCTCCGCATCGCTCTGGCCGACGAGCTGGGAGAGGGAGCGGCCCTGGTGGGCGGGGTGACCGCGACCGACATCGACTCGATCGACACCTCGATCCGCGACCGCTCGTTGATCATCCCGATCGTGCTCGTCGTGATCCTGCTCATCCTCATGGCGTTGCTGCGCTCGGTCGTGGCCCCGCTCGTCCTCATCGGTACCGTCATCGTCTCGTTCGGCGCTGCTCTGGGGGTCAGCGCCCTGGTGTTCGACGGCATCCTGGGCTTCCCGGGCGCGGATCCGGCGGTGCCGTTGTACGGCTTCGTCTTCCTCGTCGCCCTGGGCGTGGACTACAACATCTTCCTGATGTCGAGAGTGAGGGAGGAGTCGCTCGTGCACGGCACGCGCGCGGGAATCCTGCGCGGACTCGTCGCCACCGGTGGGGTCATCACCTCGGCGGGTCTCGTGCTGGCGGCGACGTTCGCCGCTCTCGGGGTCATTCCGATCCTGTTCCTCGCGCAGCTCGCCTTCATCGTGGCGTTCGGGGTCCTGCTCGACACGTTCGTGGTGCGATCCCTCCTCGTGCCGGCGCTCGCCTATGACCTGGGTCGTCGCATCTGGTGGCCTTCGAAGCTGGGCAGGGGAAATGTCGGGGCGCGTAGGCTCGACGCATGA